Part of the Intestinibacillus sp. Marseille-P6563 genome is shown below.
TCGCATCACCCGAATAGGAAATACGATACTCTCCGGCGTATGCCCTTCGTATCCATGCAGCCGCCCCTGCATGCAAATGACAGGTTGTTCTTCAATATATCCGCACACAAACTGTCCAACATGACCCGGCGCGGTCGCATGCGGCATATATGGCACCTGATGATATTCCGCGATTACAGCATTCTGAATCTCTTGCGCCAGCGGCTGTAAGCCCGAACCCAAAACCAATCCGATTTTAGGCGTAAACGGCAAAATTCTCTGCATGTAGTTGGCAGCTTCTTTGATTTTCTGATACATTGTCTGCCCCCTTAACTCCGCACTTGTTTGATAATGGCATCGGTATACTTCTGCGTCTCTGCTTGTGCGCGTTCAATATCAATAGTGCGGTATTCCCCATCCTGATACAAGACCTCACCATCTACCATCGTTAGCTTCACATCACATCCCTGCGCTGCAAATACAAGATTGCAGGGTACGTCGGTTGCCGGATACATCCACGGCACATCGGTATCTAGTACAATCAAATCGGCTTTTTGTCCGACAGCAATCTTGCCACTGTCTTCCCGGCCTTGTGCCTGGAAGCCATGGAGAGTAGCAGCTGCCAATGCCTGCTGCGGAGTTACTACGGTTGGGTCGTGCGTTACTCCCTTATACAGCAAGCCAAACAGATACAGATCCTGCATCAGGTTCAGATTATTATTGGAAGCACATCCGTCGGTTCCCAAGGCAATACGGATGCCGCACTCGAGCATTTTGGGTACAGGCGCAAATCCAGATGCCAGTTTCATATTGCTGACCGGATTGCAAGCAACTGTAACATCTTTCCGCTTGAAGATGTCCAAATCTGCATCTTCTACCCACACGCAATGTGCAGCCAAGGTCGGCTGATCCAGCAAGCCCAGCGATTCAAAATAGGCTGCGGGCGTCATCCCATGTCTTGCCTTGCACTCTTCATGCTCCTTTTGGGTTTCTGAAAGGTGGACATGTACTCTTGCACCCGCTTCCTTGGCATGTCTTGCAACCGCTTCCACCACTTTGGGCGTTGTGGTATATTCCCCATGGATACAGAGATCGATTTTAAGTCGACCATTTCCTGCATTGTGATAGTTTTTCAGCAAATCGACATTATCCCGATATGCTTCCAAATCTTTATAGTCCTGATCGCTAAAAACCGTAAGGCCTCGGCTCAGGTTGCATTTCATACCGCTTTTCAAAATCGCGTCTGCCATAGTTTGGCAATAAAAATACATATCTGAGAAAGACACCGTACCAAATCGCAGCATTTCCGCGCATGCCAGCGTCGTTGCTGCATGAATCGCTGGATCGGTGAAACAATCTTCAAAGGGAAATACCTTTTCATTGAGCCAACGATCGAGCGGTAAATTCTCCGCATATCCACGCAGCATCACCATGGGTGCATGCGAATGCGCATTGACAAAACCCGGCATGAGCAAACGATGCCGGCCTACATAATGATTCCCCCAATTCCCTTCCGGCTTTTGTGCACCCACATAGGTGATCTTGCCATCTTTCACGCCAACGAACTGATCTTTCTGCACCTGAAAATGTTCATCTAAAAAATCAATATGTTCAAATAACATATGCGCCCTCCTTTTGAAGCGTCTTGCGTTTATTCTTTATTATAACATGCACTGCATAAGATGACAAATCCCGAGCAGCTGCACCCTTTCCTTTTGCATACTTATTCATACCTTCAAAAAAAGCACGCGAATATCGTCGTATTTTTAAAAATATACCGTTCCTCGCCGAGTATGTTTGTCCTGCATTGGGGCAAAATGCTTTTACAAAACGCGATTGGAACGGAGGCAAACAGGATGCAAACAAAGGTTGAGATCTGTGGGGTAAACACATCTCAGTTATCTGTGATCCCATCAGATCAAATGGAACATCTGTTACGCCGGGCCACTGCAGGTGATACAAACGCACGGGAACGACTCATCAACGGGAATCTGCGGCTGGTACTATCGGTAATACAGCGATTTAACGGCCGCGGAGAATCGGTGGATGATCTTTTTCAGGTAGGGTGCATTGGTTTAATCAAAGCGATTGACAATTTCAACTGCGATTTGAATGTAAAATTTTCCACCTATGCTGTTCCAATGATTATCGGAGAAATCCGTCGATATTTACGGGACAACAGCACGATCCGTGTGTCTCGTTCGATGCGAGATACCGCTTATAAGGCCTTACAAGCCAAAGAAACCTTCATTCGAGAGCACCAGCGGGAACCAACCATTACCGAACTGGCTAAAGCACTGGATATGAAAGAAGAAGATGTCGTCTTTGCCTTAGATGCCATCGTCGAGCCCATTTCGCTTTTTGAGCCTGTTTTTTCGGATGGAGGTGATGCGATTTGCGTGATGGACCAAGTAGGCGATCATAAAAACACCGATGAACATTGGCTGGAACAGATTGCTTTGCGTGAGGCCATCCGTTCTCTTAGCAAACGAGAGCAACGCATCGTACAAATGCGTTTTTTTGAAGGACGCACGCAAATGGAGGTCGCCGATGAAATACACATTTCACAGGCGCAAGTCAGCCGATTGGAAAAGGGTGCTTTGGAACGTATCCGAAAACAGATTTGATGCTCCCCATAGAAGATTAAATGTAAAACCGGCTAGTTTCCTAGCCGGTTTTGTTCTGTTCTTCTTTATACAACTGCTGCCGCCATTTTCATCGGACTGCTTGCCTTCGCGCTTTCCTTCTGGCAATGCTCCAGTTCGTTCAGACAATATCCCAGAATACGTTGGCGCGTCACAATGCCTACAAAGCAATCCCGGTCGTCAATTACAGGGACAAAGTTTTGATGCAAAGCCGTATGCATTAAATCATAGATCTGTGCCTCTGCACGCACCGGTTTGTTGCAAATGTGGCGCTTGACCGCATCCATGCGTAAGGTTTCTCGTTCTTTCCAGATTTCCGGCTCATTCAGCGCCCAAAGGAAGTCCCCTTCGGTCACTGTGCCGACATACTGCCCTTCCCGCGTAATCAGCGGTACGGCAGTATAGCTGGTCGATCGCAAAATTTCCAGGCCTTCGGCAATCGTCTGGTCGTTATACAAATATGTAACATCACTTTTATGCGTCAAAAACAACATAATATTCATATGGCATCTTCTTTCTGTTTTCATAGCGGAAAGGTGGTTTTGATTTATCTGTATTGTACCAAATGCTTAGAAAGCTTGCAAGAGATACCAAAGATATTTAACAAACTGTACATTATTTTCACAAAATCGTAAATTATCGTAGAGCATTTAGAATCCGTTCCATGAGCGATACCCGCTGAAAAGGAGTAATAAGGTACCAGCCCTCGGTGACGGATTCCATACGCCGTGCAAGCTGCACCGACAGTTCGACCGCTAAATCCTCGGCAGCATCACGATCCAAATCCCGATATTGCTCTACAATCTCTTCCGGAATGTCGATACCTGCCATCTCCTGGCTCATAAACAAGGCATTACGGTGACTGACAATCGGGATGACACCACCCAAAATAGCTGCTTGCAGTGTTTCATGGGCACGTGCCAAATTTTCAAATGCACGGTCCGTAAACACTGGCTGCGTCAAAAAGGCACAGACGCCAGCTTCTTGCTTGCGAACAGCCTTTTTCAGTTCCGCGTCAAAATTGCGGGCATTGACATTCAATGCACCATACACATGGAACGGAGCGGCCAGCCCCTCCTCGGACAATTGCCGAATATACCCTGCCAAAACAACGGAATTAAAGGAGAATACTCCTTTCACCTCATCCCGTGCAGCGGACGGAATGGGATCTCCCGTCACAACCAACACATTATGTACCTGTTCGGCTGAAAGTCCCAGCAGCAATGCCTTGGTTGCATTGATGTTGCGATCCCGGCAAGTCATGTGTGGAATAGGATCGATATCCAGTTCACGCCGCAATTTGGCCGCGAGCAAGGAAGAGTCCACTCGCACCCGGGCAACCGGGCAATCTGCAATTGTAATCGCATCGACACCTGCAGCTTTTAAATGACGTGCTCCGGTCATAAATTTATCGATATTCGCATCTGCGGGTGGGTCTAATTCCATCGCAATGACACGTTTGCCTGCCTGCATTTTTTCTGCAAACCGATTTCGTACCGTTGTGGAAATCGATTTTGCCGGTTTGCGAATGGCGTCTGTCTTCCGCAGATGTTTTCCCTGTAAGATGCCCGCTGTTTGCCGAATATGTTCCGGGGTCGTTCCGCAACAGCCGCCTAATATCTGTACGCCAGATGCAATCAAATCCTCGCAACGGGCTGCAAAATAGGCCGGGCTACCGTCAAAAACCGTACGGCCATTTTGGACCGTCGGATACCCTGCATTTGGCATAATCGAAAGCGCCGTTTCCCCATCCGCAAAGTCGGGCACCAATTCCTTTGCCAAAGTAAACAGATGAAGAGGGCCCGATACGCAGTTCAGACCCGCTGCATCGATATTCTGATCAGCCCGGACCCGTGATAAAATCGTGCGCACCGACAGTCCCTGCCGGGTAAATCCATCCGGTGTTGCTGCGAACGAAACCATGACATACGCGTCCGGATTCTGCTTTTTGATATAAGCTGCCAAATCGTGAAGCGGTTCGTCATCCGCAAAGGTTTCAAACAAAAACCGCGTTGCACCCAATGACAGAAACTGTTTCACGATGTCCTGGTATTCTGCGGTGGACTCCGGTAAAGGACCAATATCGGCAAAAACCTCGGCATTCCCTGCCGTGCGCTTGGCAATCTCCCACCCTGCTGTAATGACTTGGCTCACTTCATCCCAGGTACATTCGCACACCTGGGTATTGGCTCCAAAGGTGTTGGTTTTGATTGCCTTTGCCCCTGCTTCGATATATGCACGATGAATGGCTTCAATCCGTTCTGGGTGACGCAGATTGGCCCATTCGCATTTTGCAGTATCCTCTGGATATTGGGTCGCATAGTAGGTGCCCATGGCACCATCAAACAGCAAAACA
Proteins encoded:
- a CDS encoding amidohydrolase, which produces MLFEHIDFLDEHFQVQKDQFVGVKDGKITYVGAQKPEGNWGNHYVGRHRLLMPGFVNAHSHAPMVMLRGYAENLPLDRWLNEKVFPFEDCFTDPAIHAATTLACAEMLRFGTVSFSDMYFYCQTMADAILKSGMKCNLSRGLTVFSDQDYKDLEAYRDNVDLLKNYHNAGNGRLKIDLCIHGEYTTTPKVVEAVARHAKEAGARVHVHLSETQKEHEECKARHGMTPAAYFESLGLLDQPTLAAHCVWVEDADLDIFKRKDVTVACNPVSNMKLASGFAPVPKMLECGIRIALGTDGCASNNNLNLMQDLYLFGLLYKGVTHDPTVVTPQQALAAATLHGFQAQGREDSGKIAVGQKADLIVLDTDVPWMYPATDVPCNLVFAAQGCDVKLTMVDGEVLYQDGEYRTIDIERAQAETQKYTDAIIKQVRS
- the sigG gene encoding RNA polymerase sporulation sigma factor SigG, whose amino-acid sequence is MQTKVEICGVNTSQLSVIPSDQMEHLLRRATAGDTNARERLINGNLRLVLSVIQRFNGRGESVDDLFQVGCIGLIKAIDNFNCDLNVKFSTYAVPMIIGEIRRYLRDNSTIRVSRSMRDTAYKALQAKETFIREHQREPTITELAKALDMKEEDVVFALDAIVEPISLFEPVFSDGGDAICVMDQVGDHKNTDEHWLEQIALREAIRSLSKREQRIVQMRFFEGRTQMEVADEIHISQAQVSRLEKGALERIRKQI
- a CDS encoding CBS domain-containing protein, whose translation is MNIMLFLTHKSDVTYLYNDQTIAEGLEILRSTSYTAVPLITREGQYVGTVTEGDFLWALNEPEIWKERETLRMDAVKRHICNKPVRAEAQIYDLMHTALHQNFVPVIDDRDCFVGIVTRQRILGYCLNELEHCQKESAKASSPMKMAAAVV
- a CDS encoding bifunctional homocysteine S-methyltransferase/methylenetetrahydrofolate reductase, producing MDVKEYIKNHVLLFDGAMGTYYATQYPEDTAKCEWANLRHPERIEAIHRAYIEAGAKAIKTNTFGANTQVCECTWDEVSQVITAGWEIAKRTAGNAEVFADIGPLPESTAEYQDIVKQFLSLGATRFLFETFADDEPLHDLAAYIKKQNPDAYVMVSFAATPDGFTRQGLSVRTILSRVRADQNIDAAGLNCVSGPLHLFTLAKELVPDFADGETALSIMPNAGYPTVQNGRTVFDGSPAYFAARCEDLIASGVQILGGCCGTTPEHIRQTAGILQGKHLRKTDAIRKPAKSISTTVRNRFAEKMQAGKRVIAMELDPPADANIDKFMTGARHLKAAGVDAITIADCPVARVRVDSSLLAAKLRRELDIDPIPHMTCRDRNINATKALLLGLSAEQVHNVLVVTGDPIPSAARDEVKGVFSFNSVVLAGYIRQLSEEGLAAPFHVYGALNVNARNFDAELKKAVRKQEAGVCAFLTQPVFTDRAFENLARAHETLQAAILGGVIPIVSHRNALFMSQEMAGIDIPEEIVEQYRDLDRDAAEDLAVELSVQLARRMESVTEGWYLITPFQRVSLMERILNALR